TAAATACCCTAGGAGAATTCTCAGATGGAGAAAACAATTTAGAAGAAaaaccaattttattatgaatTGGTGTATTgataccaaaatcagtagaactagttGGTAAAAGTGGGGGGATTTGAATTTTCAATTGAGAACCAAACAAAACCATTCTACTAGAAGAAGTCAAAATTTTGTGATTTGGTTGTTTTTCATCATCAAGTAATGCATCAAGAATTCCTAGACCAATACCCGACTCTACTTTTTTCTCCCATGATTTAGTACTACTAAAAGGGTTTGCAAAGAAGGGTTTGTTATCAAGAATTGAAGTGGGACTTTTAACAGAAGAACTATTATAATCACTTTCAGATAATAAACCATTTGAAGCTGAAAATAATAACCTTGGTGAAATAAGAGGAGGTGTTGGTTTTATGAATTTATCTCTTGAACCCATTGAGGAGGAAGCTTGGTTATTAGCAGTAGTTACTGTTCTTGATCTCTTCCTTAGCATTCTTTTTAACTTCTCTCAAAATTCCAGTGCTAGCAGTTTTCTAACTGCAAAATCCCAagggaaaaaaaaataaaggggGTCAGATTTACATATAGAGTGTTAGAGAGAGCCATAAACAAACTTTAATGTTTTTAGACATGGGTTTAAAGACTTACCCATAATAATCCTACAAAGAAGCCTGAACAATCGCCAAAACCATTAAAACCGCCATTTTTGgaacctaatttttttttcttggagaaatccttgaaaCAAGAGAATGGGCCAAAACTATGTACTGGTATATATCAAAACAACCTTTCAATTCAAAACCTAAAACTTCAAATGACCTTTAAAAAAATTTACTACACCCTTAAAATAGAAAcagagactttttttttttctcctttctctAAATGGTACTGATGTTAcaatcaaactcaaaaacaagaagaatcaaaaacccaaaaccagaaaaagaagagagaatctaacatgaaaacaaaagaataaacaaCCTTAACTTTGTGATCTTTTATACAGTACGTTTCCTCTGTAACAAATAAGGACTTAGATTTGGTTTCTTAAGCTTTATATACTCTGCTGACTAAAACTACACTAAAAATGAACCCAAGATGTTGACATTATTAGAATCACAAAAGATTTACCCTCTTCTTTTCGGGAGtgggttttcttctttttctcacaATCAGTCCTCAAACACAAGAGATCTTCATTGATAGTTGATTTTAAGCTAAATGTAGAAGCAGAGGAGAGGAGTGAAAGAAGTTTACAGAAAAAGGTGTTATGGTAGACATAGAGACGCgtgtaaagatcaaatcaaatcTAGTGAAAATTTATGTTTACAGCTAAAAATTACTAGACAACTGTCTAAAAATGGCCAGTTTTTAATGGCGGTTTTGAATTGACACGACTTAAATAACAGCAGCGCAAAgaaatcattctctttctctttttacAAACATCAGAGTGAAGTGACGCACACTCCGTATATCTTTCATGTACATAGAGTAGAATCAACGGGTTAGGATACTCTCAACTTAACTGGTATTACTCTATGGTAGTCTGAGACGTCCAACTGTTGATGATGGTCAAGGGATAAGAAAGTTGACCCGTAATTTGGCAGGACTTTACTCAACTCGTACACACATATCATGAACCAGGGTTCAGTAATTAGGTCGGTTATTGTACGAACCTTGACACCATGACCATAAGTCAATGTTatgagcctagttagcaattcggcgtattattcgcgaatgattcgcgaatttttccggtCGGTCCCGAATAATACGCCCGAACTATTATAAGTCCGAACCAGGTACGCGTGTTTTGTGGCCTTGACGAATAATTCGTGAATTTTACGAATTTCCGAATCATTCGTCCATTTGATTCGGCAGCTGTTGTTACGGACTTTCTAACTTTTGCCCAAAGCCCACCCGATCCAATACTATTCAAATCCCATATCTACTCTATAACCcactgatttcaagatattaatgttttttttttcaaaaatgtgaAGAATGGGATTCGAACTTCGTTCTCTTGCTTCCAATACTACACCTCAAGCCACTGTACTGGGTGTGTGTTGGTGTCAATTCTAAATATATTACGTATATACTCTTTTAAATCCCAAATGATACTCCCCCACACcagaaatatatttatttatttattaattaatACATACCGAATTTTCAATACTGAACACAAATtagtaaaacgaattatacacgtacgtatggcGTTCCGAATTACTCCTGACTCGCgaaccgttgaccgaattttagaacaaatttaatttttataaatccgaATAATACTCGTATGATTGCCGTTCCGAACGTATGCCGAactccgaattgctaactagggttacGAGTAATGCTAGTTAGACTGATTATTTAGTGGGGGTAGTAGGTCAGTAGGTGGTTAAAGGGTTCCGTTGGTATTGTACAGGCAAGGGTAAGTGTGGATAGTTTGACACACATACGAGCATGCCTGGCGTGCTTATACCCCAGCTTCGGGTGTGTTGTGACATCAAACACTGTTGCTTTCGCTTTGTCAATAACCTGTTTGCTGTGGTGTGCTAGTATCCGGTGGTGGTTTTTGTTCCTTTCGTTTTGCCAAAAACTTGATGCAGTATTATGGTAGGCTGTTGTGTTGTGTCTAAATTTTAACTTGTTCAACACTAGTGTGATACAATTCTAAGAATATTCTAATTTCTTCAATGGATGTCAAAAATTGAAATCttttctttagatataaaatttcTACCGATTTCTCATTTAATAATAGCAAATCAAAATTACATGGATATCAAATGCATTAAGAATCAAAATTAAACCAAAGCAGCACGCTTATAATATAGTATAAGATTGAAAATTCTGATAAGAAAAGGAACTCCGAAAACTAATTGTATACACCATAAAATAATTTGACACATGGACGGAGATTACAAGCCGAAGCTGGACACAATAACACAACCGCGCACACCGAATCAGTTTtgagtctgcttagaaactaagctaaGGATAGTTTAGTAAAATACTTGTAACCATTCACCCTATATAAAGGAACATTATTAAGTTAGAAAGGGGACGGAACCAGCCTCTTTCCTTGACTACTTTTCTCAGAAAACTCCATCTCTGATGGAGCTTCATCACCTTTGTAATGAAATCAATACTTAATAAAACTCAAACTATCATTACCCTGTGGATGTAGGCActaccgaaccacgtaaatcacttGAGTTGATGTCTTCTTACTCTTATTGCACCTTATATTTTGCTTATGATTCTTGTTTTTATTCAAtttgtttactgttttgttaTTTCAATCAATTGGTTGTTGAAGCAAACTatttgtgttcacaatttggcgttAGAATCAGGTTATGAGTGAAGAATTTATTCTACCTTCTCAAGATGTATTTTGTTTTAAATATGATACTAATTTCTGAAATTTGTTTTCAGTTTTCTATCTCTTTCGACTCAGATTTCTGTCAATTTGTTATTCTTACATAGAGAATCTGCTGGGGTGCCACCCAAAATCTAACGAATCCCATGTGAAAAGCCAGATCTGGAATGCTTGTTAACTGTTTGTCAAAATAATCCAATGAATTAAAATTGCTATGAAGAGACAAGTTTTAACTTTTTAACTTATTTTAGTCTTACACGAACTTGTGCAAGTGCTTACAACTCGTATCTTGTTTAAAAATGTTCAGTGAACCTTTATTCTTATACTTGTTTTTTGACCGACTTTGAGATTTGTCTCAGCCAGCTCTGTTGGGTTACAAACCAATGCCGTTTGTTTTCCTGAGATCCTTACGGCTTTCATATTTGGACGACCAAAGTTTCTCTTTGGTTTTTGAATTGTAATCCATGTTCTAGTCCTTTACCTTACAACCAGTATGTTTCCCAAGCATTTTTTGATGTGAAGGGACTACACACCGAAGATGCAATTCATACCCAGGCAACGATGCTGCAAAGGATGGTGGTACAAAGTGATGCCGATGCTCCAAATGAACCCGTAGTCTTAAATCCAAAGACGATGACACCAACCGAAGTGCAAACCCACTGATCAGGTCCTCATGCCAATGACGATGAAGTACAAAGTTTACCCAAGTGAACGATGAAGGACTAATTATGATGATGCAGTCCTGAACCAATCAACGTCGCTGGCTCAAAGTCACTAAGAAACCGCTGCTTCATAACCACCGAAGAAGCAAAGCAAAGAAGCAACGATGATCGCTCCAGTCCCCTAATGTGATGATACACACGTGAATGGATCGTACATCAATTAAAAGCTCACCAGTAAATGGCTCAACTCAGGATGAAGACCATAAGGCTCAGTTCAAATTACGGACCAACTCACCTTTAAGAATGCAGCAGCTCAAATAACAGTGCCAGCATCGCAACGAAGGATctaagaagataaggtttcaatCCAAAATCCGACGTCCAAAGTCCAAAGACGATGACACCAAACTGACGTGCAAACCCGATGAAAGCTCTGGTCCGTATGGAGATGATTGTATGCACGACGATGATGCAAGGTCCCGTGATGACCATTCCAAGCCCGCCAACGAAGGCTCTTCAACCAAGCTAACACGAAACAGATGGCGTCCCGATGGTACAAATTCCGATGCTGGTGATCAAAGTATCCCGAAGATGCAAAGTCAACAACGATGAACATGCCAAGTAGAGGCTAATAGGAGCAATTGACCACGCTGTTGTTGTTGCGATGTGAGGAGACCAACCGACGAATGCGGACTCCATTTAAAGAGGATAACAACAGTTCGAGTTGGAGGTTGcactaaaagcaaaacaaaggacGATCCAAATTCCACAACGCTGATCTTTGATGAAGACAATCCAAAGGGTGTCAACGACGAGACCAAGTCTTGCTGAGATGACCCAATTCCGAACATGAAGAGCCAAAGTCTCGCTACGATGATTCAAGGCCGAAGACGATCCAAAGTCCGATGGTTCAAATTCTGGTGACGACGATAAAGAGCACCTCAATCCCGATGATTACTCCTCATCTCCGATGCTACAGAGTAACCAGAGTAGAATGATGAAAATTCAGGCCAGTGGAAGATTCAAACAACGAAGATGGCGTACATTTAGCACCATCAGCAATCTGAAGAACGCACGAAGAATCATTAACAGTATGTTTAAAGCTCGCATAAATATTTGGACCACATCCATACCAGTTTAACCAACTCACTTCGCAGAGAGGAAGCAGCCCAAGTGTGAGAATCTGGACTCCAACGATGATTCAAAGTACATGACGAAGGGTCTCCCTCCGAAGACGAAGGCTTTTTATGACGAAGGGTCTCCCTCCGAAGACGAAGGTTTTTATGACGAAGGGTCTCCTTCCGAAGACGAAGTCTTTTTATGACGAAGGGTCTCCCTCCGAAGACGATGGCTTTTTATGACGAAGGGTCTCCCTCCGAAGACGAAGGTTATTATGATGAACGGTCTCCCTCCGGGTCTCCCTCCGAAGACTTAGGCTTTTTATGACGAAGGGTCTCCATCCGAAGACCTCCTATTGGGTAGAGGCGGCAGCCCAAGTGTGAGAATCTGGACTCCAACGATGATACAAAGCCTGCTTATGATCCAGCTAACCAAGGACTCGAAGCCATCTCGGCACTTTTTAACGTTCACAGTTCTAAGCAACACTCCAATAACGAAGAGCATCTCAAGTCCAACGTAACCAGGCTCAAGTCTTACGATGACGATGCAAAGCCCTGGGATGACGGTGCAAGGCCGACGACGAACAATGGTGCGAAGTGGAACACGACGATGGTGCCAAGCACGAGGATGAAGCTCAAACAACGATGATGATAGTACCTGGAAGTGTAGTTCGTTCGGTGATGCTATAAATTCTGCCAGTGCAAAGCCCAAAGTCCGAAGCATAAACCTGATAAAGATGGTTCACCCCTGATGATGAAAAAGTGCCAAAGTTCCCCCAGAGGACGATAATTCAAAGTCCACGATGAAGTACAAAGTTCACCCAAGTGCAAGTCCAATGATGATTCAATATCTGATGCCGATGCAAGTAACCTGAAGTGTAAAACTGCTGCATATCCACCAAGTTGCTGCCGACATAGAGATTCAATTTACGTCGTGAAAATTAACGCAGTGTTGCTGCCATGAAGAGGAGAGCCCAGCTCGAGTGTAGAACATCACTAGCAACACACCAAAGGAGCAACGAAGTTGGTTCCACTCCCTAACACCGATGATATGATGCTCGATACTGATGATCCAAGATTAACCCGACGTGCGAAGAATCTCATAGTTCGATGATCCAATATTAACCCGGCGTACGAAGAATATCGCAGTTCAACGAGCGAAGATGACAAGCTATAGTCCATGACGATGCTCTCCGAAGACAATGAGCCCAAATCTTTCTACAACAATCAACAACGATAATCTTTGAGGACAACGATCCAAGGACCAACGACGATGATAGGCAGTACCTCTTATCAGCAGTGGAGAGCCGCATTTTTCATTGTCTCATATTTCTAATTGGTTATGATTACGTACATACTTCAAATTGGGTATATAGTTCATACTTCTTATTGTACTGCATACTTTTTGGCCAAGTATAATTCTTCAACGAaccttcatacttcttatgaatTGATTCACTCGAGAACCGATACTTCTTATTCGAAGAATACTTCGGAATTTTTTCTTAAACTTCTGCTCTTTAGTGACCATTTTTTTTTACTTCGTGTATTTCTTGGTGACGACGATCCAAATTCTGACAACGATGATACCAGTAACCCAAAGAGAATGCCTAATCGATAATATATATTCGGTCATATAATTTAAACTACAGTTCAAGCAATGATGTTATACGAAGACTCCCAAGTATCAATTTTGGCAGCATCAGAAATACAACGATGGTGCAAACCCGAGGGCTGCAACAGTATAAATCCAAGGGCGATGATCTAAGGCCCAAAGATGATGACCCAAAGTCTTGGTACGACAATACAAATCCCAGTGATGATGATCCCCCAAGGCTGTCACAAAATTCCTAATAACAATGATgatctccaacaacgaaggccttGTTGCcgaaggctccaacaacgaaggctctgttgacgaaggctccaacaacgaagcttCTGCTATCCATCGAAGACTCAGGTGAGGAAGGTCCAAACAACAAAGGCtttgctccaacaacgaaggccctgttgacgaggactccaacaacgaaggctctgttgacgaaagtcccaacaacaaaggctttgctccaacaacgaaggccctgttgacgaggactcaaacaacgaaggctctgttgacgaaagtcccaacaacaaaggctttgctccaacaacgaaggccctgttgacgaggactccaacaacgaaggctctgttgacaAAGGCTCCAAAAACGAAGGTTCTGCTGTTCATAACGAAGCTTTGCTATTCTTCCACCATACTCCATGAAGAAACAAAGGTGCTCCACACCGATGATGTGAGATCTTATTCCAAAGAACAAAGTGAACCCGCATATTACGATGATATAGCCCTGCAGATCTGCGGACTATGGAAGCAGCCTCACCACAGGGGCAAGGAGCAATCTTCAGCAGTAACCAACATTCATTTACTATACCCACGAAATTCCTTCAGGGGCATTTACTTTCGCTTCCACAAGCTTTGACAATAAGCTTCCAAAATCAAAAGGGGGCATACATACGACACACAATTAAAGAGTTTGCGAATACTTATACTCCTTTAATAAATTTAAATTTTGTATACATTTTTACATATACATGCATTTCTAAAATACACTTCATGATCTCATTTTGCATAAAGAGATGGGGCAAGCACTGCCACTCTTTTCTGGATACCGACTTATATAATTGAGAACCGGGGCAAGCACCACTGGTCTCAAACATTTGTATTGGGGAAAGCACTTGCGTGCAATCTCTCCGGGCTCCCCCATAAGCGTCTATGAGTGTACGACCtgggggaaggcatccagcagaaagagatacccatcaTGTTTAAACTTAGACCCCCACCGTTCAGTAGTCCCCTGTCCCGGGATTGGCTAACGGGGTGACAGGTCCCAAACATAGCACAAGGTAATCCCTTCGTGAAACTATGGTCCCAAACACTCATGCTCATGCTCAGAGACAATGAATTCATAAATCTACGCAAGGCTGGGGCACGAGCAAACATACAAATTTCTTAATAAGTTTACTACTGCATAAAGAAGTTGACATTTATTCACTGATGTTATTACTTATACCATGAATTTACCTTATTGACTATAATACATGAAATATCGTGCACTTACATTTTTGTGCCAGCTAAAACTACACAACAAGTCAACGAATTCAAGTAACCCGACAAGGTCCACATATGATCCTTAGCTCAagcaaagaaccacatgagcatgAAGATGAACATAAGTAGATTGTGGGCGCGTAAGGATGAAGGAAAGCAAACCGATAGAGCTGGATGTAAACAAAACTAAGAATCTACGGACAGCTGCTGGTACGCACCAACGGAAGAGATGTCGCATGACCGATGTCATAGCTGCCATGTAGATAAAGTAATGGTAATGTAATGTAAACTCCGCAGTCGTTGTGAGATAAAAATTGTTGCTGCCTCTACTAAAAACTTTCATACTACGATAAGGGGGCATCGTTGCACACCTGCCAATTGCTACCGCGACTAACCAATGCGATGGGCTTACCCACTGTGGTAGAGATGCACCCAAAGCTGTAGCATATGGAGTAAAGAAATACATACGGTGGATGAAGATCCACTTATGCTGCGTCTCATCTTCGAAATATGATGGATGAAGATCCACTTATGATGATTGAGACGAACCTGTATTAGTGCTACCTAACGCTATGTTTTGCTGCCTACCCATTGGAATTGCACGGACAGTACAACAGAGAAGAGCAGATGCAGACCAGTTCAAGGTTAGAGACTGCACCAACATCACAACAAAGGAGCTACGAAGATAAAGCTTCGATCCAGATACGATTCTCAAGTAGGACTATCAACCAATACTTACAAAGTACAAAGGACCAACATGACACAATTCTGATGCCAATGGTACAAAGTCCCAAGTACAAAAGATATGACAATGATGCAAGTAAACCCGATCATAGCTCCATTTCGACGAACAAAGTGATACCGATGATGCAGTTTCTGTGACAGAGGATCATGGCCGAAGATGATGCAAAGCCTCGTGACAAAGATGCAAAGCCTAGTTACGAAGGTGTAAAGCCGACGACGGTGCTAATCCCTGCGACGGAGGCTAAGCCAGTCCCTTATTTTTCCACTTTTATGCAGGTCCCACGGGACATGTGAATTACATAGAGACTGCAGTTCAGGTAATGACGATAACAGTTCAAATAAATGCTGCACATATGTGCGTACAGGGGAGCAAATCTACAACGATGACATAGGCAGTGAAGCTGGGGCAGCAACGAACCTCTTGCGGATCATAAAACAAGGCTGCAGTGTAGCGGAAAAGCTCATGATGACGATGCTTCCTACCCAAAGCTATATACAAGTTGATGTCACGAAGATGGTCCAAAGCACGAAGATGATGTTTGCTGCTGATGCTGGGGTACTCAAAACTTGGTGTCAATAATGCTACATGGATGAAGTGGTGTTATTATAAAGGAAAGGAGATGCTAGTGTATTCTGACAAGAAAAGTATGAAAATCACATATCAATAAGGAAGGGTAAGGTACATTTTTCTATGCAGGAACATTTCAAAATTTCGCTAAAGAATAGGGCAAGTATTAATACTTCAACGTAGTTTATTCTTTACCAAAATTTCTTCACAAAGAGCACAAAAGACGGACGAAGGATGCACTGACCAAAGCACGGAAGAGCAGGGCGAAGGTAATTTTTCTTAAGGATCGCTCATCAtcaaccctcaagaaaaggggcaaattgtatacacTATAAAATAACTTGACACATGGACGAAGATTACAAGACGAAGCTGGACACAATAATACAACCGCGCACACCGAATCAGTTTTGAGTCTGCTTAGAAACCAAGCTAAGGATAGTTTAGTAAAATACTTGTAACCATTCACCCTATATAAAGGAACATTATTAAGTTAGAAAGGGGACGGAACCAGCCTCTTTCCTTGACTACTTTTCTTAGAAAACTTCATCTCTGATGGAGCTTCATCACCTTTGTAATGAAATCAATACTTAATAAAACTCACACTATCATTACCCTGTGGATGTAGGcactgccgaaccacgtaaatcacttGAGTTGATGTCTTCTTACTCTTATTGCACCTTATATTTTGCTTATGATTCTTGTTTTTATTCAAtttgtttactgttttgttaTTTCAATCAATTGGTTGTGGAAGCAAACTATTTGTGTTCACACTAATCTAATACAAAAATGATAGAATATAATCGGAGAGAAGATGCTCTTCGTAATATGTATTGACCATTTGATGGGTTGTTTTCTTGCGAAAGTGATGCTCATTAGAAGTGGAGTAATCTGTCCAAAATCTTGACTAGAGAATTGACAACACCAGTATCCGGAATAAGATGTCGTATTTGAGAACCCACATAATGAAATAATGAAAGcaacttaaataaataagggaATATTGATAAAGTGCCcccattttttaaaatttttcaaAAGTGCCCCGTTTTTCAAAAAACGGGTAACGGCCAGTTATGGGGGCTAAGTTCCAGCCGGCACCCTACAATGACATATGTACCCCTCGCGCGTGCATCACACACACAACAACAACAGGTGCTGGAAATTCTTCGCACGTCCAACTCACACGGTTTCAGGCAACATAGCGGCCAGAAAACACGTGGCATGATCCTGTCCACACAAAATGAACGACTCTGATTTAACTGAAAAAAAACCggctatcttcttcttctacaccCTATAAAAACCAGAGAAGAACCCTAATTCATTCATTCATATCAATCATACCATATTTTCTTTAAGTTACTCATCAAATTCAAACTTATAAAACACAAACAAGCAATGGGTGGAGGTCAGAAACACTCTCCAAGTAGTAGCAACAACAAAAATAGGGGGAAAAAAGCCATGATTGATTGTGCAATATGTGAACAAGGAAATCATGACACACAAGTGTGTCCTTGGTTGTATTCTAGGTGCAAGCATATTCCATATGTTGGTGTGAGAGCATTACTAAGATCTACAACAACTGAAAACTATGAAAAAATGTTCTTCAAGTGCACAAAACCTACCTGCAGTTACTTTGAATGGTTTGAAGATGCTTCAGACCACTGTAAAGCCAAGGACATTATGCTACCATCAACGGAAAGTTGTTGTGCTTGTGGAGAAGAAGATCACTGCTATAATGATTGTCCACTGCATAATCAGGTTTGCTTTTCTGCAACCTGTAAATCCAAACTCATACTGAAGATGTGCAAAAATCAACACTAAGAACATATCTTACCTTGCCTGTCGAGATTGTGAATCTGTTAGATGGGCTTCAGATGCCCTATTCATTTCTACAAAAGACAGGGTTAAAGAATCTGCAACCCAAATGGCTTCCATATGTAAGCAATTAGGAAAAACCTGCATATGTAATATGTAAGAAGTTGTTTTAAGAACTAAATATTACTACATTTCATATCCTGTTATAACAAAATATGTTCAAACAAACCAAAGTTCACAACCAGTTACATTCTTACAATAACTTAACGTtcacaaattaatcatt
Above is a genomic segment from Papaver somniferum cultivar HN1 chromosome 10, ASM357369v1, whole genome shotgun sequence containing:
- the LOC113317330 gene encoding protein MARD1-like; its protein translation is MLRKRSRTVTTANNQASSSMGSRDKFIKPTPPLISPRLLFSASNGLLSESDYNSSSVKSPTSILDNKPFFANPFSSTKSWEKKVESGIGLGILDALLDDEKQPNHKILTSSSRMVLFGSQLKIQIPPLLPTSSTDFGINTPIHNKIGFSSKLFSPSENSPRVFTGCLSASEMESSEDYTCVMTHGPNPRTTHIFDNCVVKNCCGVVGFSSPRKGNVFLSEKSQDYPSKNFLSFCHTWKKNLEQGKDIYIYRGEKAFCSHECRNEEILLDEGREKFGMDSSLGICS